In Deltaproteobacteria bacterium, the sequence CGCGGTCTCGGGATCACCCTCGCGCGCCGACACGAGCAGCGCGCGCGCGCCCTCGACGAGGTAGCGCGTGAGCGAGGCGACGCCGCGACCGATCACCCGGGCGGCCCGCACGAGGTGGGCGGTCGACAACGGCGTCGACGCGATGAGGCCGATGCACATCACGGTGCCGGCAACGAGGTAGGTGCCCGCGCGGTGGAACAGGCCCATGCAGACCTCACCGACGAGCTCACCACCGAGGCCGCCGGCGGTGTAGCCATGCACGCGGTAGTGCGGGAACGAGACGTGCAGCAGCACGCAGCCCGCGATGGTCGCGATCGTGAAGCCGACCGCGTCCGACAGCGAGAGCTCGACGCCACGACCGAGCAGCGACTGCACGCCGGTCGCGAGCACCCCGAGCGCCACGAGGTACGAGGCCATGCCCAGGCTCGCGTAGAGCGCCGACGCCAGCAGGTGCCCGACCGGCCCCATCCACGCGCCGGTGCCGGTCTGGTACGAGAACAGGCCGCCCAGGGTCAGGACCCCGCCCGCGACCAGCGCGACGCCAAAGAACTCCGTCCAGGACCGAGCGGTCCCGCTGTTGCTCGGGGTCGCCGTCCTCGTCTTGCCGCGCCGATTCGCCATTTTTCCTCGTGAATTCGATGCTTTGGACGGCCCCGAGGGACGCGCCCGAGGGTATCCTACATACCCTTACAAGTAGGTCAAGCAATCGGCGGGCAGGCCGGCGCGGCGGTGGTAGGTTTGGCCGCCCATGCGACGTCCCGCCCTCATCCTGCTGGTGACCTCACTATCGCTGCTCGGGGGCTGCAAGGCCAAGAAGCTGCAAGCAGAGCTCGACCGAACCCGCGCCGAGCTGTCCCAGACCAAGACGGACCTCGACAAGTCGCGCGCCGACAACGACGAGCTCTCGAAGCAGAACAAGACCTACGAGCAGCGCATCGCCGAGCTCGAGGGTGAGCTGACCCAGCTGAACGCGCAGATCGAAGACCTCGCGAAGCAGCAGGGCCTCACCGCCAAGGAGCTCGCCGACCTCCGCGCCGAGAAGGCCAAGCGCGAGGCCGAGCTCAAGGTCTACAAGGATCTGTTCTCGCGACTGAAGGCGCTGGTCGACGCGGGCACCATCGAGGTGCAGTTCCGCAAGGGTCGCATGGTCGTCAAGCTGTCCGACTCGATCCTCTTCGACAGCGGCAAGACCAAGCTGCGACCCGAAGGCGTCGCCGCGGTGGCGCAGCTGGTGCCCGCGCTCAAGAGCGTCGGCGACCGCGAGTTCCTGGTCTCGGGTCACACGGACAACGTTCCGATCAAGACCGCCCGCTTCAAGTCGAACTGGGAGCTCAGCACCGCGCGCGCGGTGGTCATGGTCGACACGATGATCGAGCAGGGCTACCCCGCCGCACAGCTGGGTGCGGCCGGCTTCGGCGAGTTCGATCCGGTCGCCGCGAACGATACCCCCGAGCAGCGGGCACAGAACCGCCGCATCGAGATCGTGCTGATGCCGCTGCTCGGCGACATCCCGGGCATGCAAGAGATGCTGACCAAGCACTGAGTGGCGCTCGAGAGCCCTGCGCTCCGATCACCGCGCGGGTCAGCGAACGACCCGCAGGTGGATCGGCGCGCCGCTCAGCTCCAGCCGCACGCGCACGTTGGCCTGCCCGGCCACGTGCCAACGATCACCGGGCGTGCTCGGCTGTACCTGCAGCATCGGCGTGGCCTCGATGGGCCGAGTGTCGATCGCCTGCCCGTCGTAGTCGCGCACGTGGAACAGCGACGCGTAGGGCGCGTTCGCGATCGAGCCGTGGATGATGAGCTGCACGTCGACCACGCCCTTGGTGGTCGCGGCCTGCAGCACCTCGCACACCCGTGGCCGGTTGCTGCGCAGGTAGACCGGCGCCTGCTCGAGCTCGCGGCGATAGACGATCGAGGGCCCCAGCACGGTGTTGCGGTTGAGCTGCAGCTCGACCCGCATGCCCTGCGATGGCGGAGCCTGGGGCGACGGCGGCTTCTCGAGCGAGATCCACCGCAGCCACACGACGAAGTCGTCGCGCCGCAGGTCGAACTGCACCAACGGGTACTGCACGTCCATGCGCAACCGTGAGCCTACCCGATCATGCTGCCGATTGCCCGCGCGTCGCGGCACGTGGGACGCTCGCGCGCGACGCCGATGTCGGACCCGATCGTCATCCCCGACCGCCTCAACATGGTGACCTTCTTCCTCGACGATCGCATCGCCGAGGGCAAGGGTGACCAGGTCGCCTTGTTGCACACCGATCTGCAGGCCGGTGGCGACCCCGCGACCGCCACCACGACGACGCGCACCTATCGGGAACTCGTGGCCGGCAGCTGCCGTGTGACGAACGCACTGCGGGAGCTCGGCCTCGGCATCGAGGACCGTGTGCAGCTGCTGCTGCTCGACACCCCGGAGTGGGCCGAGGCCTACTTCGGCGTGCTGCGTGCGGGCTGCGTCGCGGTGCCCACCAACACCTGGCTGCAGCCCAAGGACTACGCCTACTACCTCGAGTACGCACGACCCAAGGCCATCATCGTCGACGCCGAGGTGTGGCCGATGCTCGCGCCGGTCGTCGGCGACGCGCCCTACCCTCCCCGCGTCATCGTGCTCGATCGCAGTGGTGCGGCCGTGCCCGCGGGCACCCACGACTGGCACGCGCTGGTCGATCGTCAGGCGCCCGAGGCCCGTACCGAGCCGACCTGGCGCGACGACTTCGCGACCTGGCTGTCGTCGTCGGGCTCCACTGGCAACCCCAAGTGCGTGGTGCACATGCACCACGACTTCGTGTGGAACACGATCGCCTACGCGCAGCGAACCCTGCGGCTCCACGGCGGCGACCTCACGATGTCGGCGCCGAAGCTGTTCTTCGGCTATGCGCTCGGCAGCAACCTGCTGTTCCCGCTCGCGGTCGGCGGCCGCTGCCTGCTGGCCCACGAGCGGCTCGAGGCCCGCGACTACCTCGCGCTCATCGAGCACCACGGCGTCACGCAGTTCGTCACGGTGCCGACCAACATCGCCAAGCTCACCGCGCTGCCCGACGAGCTGCGCTTCGATCTGCACACGCTGCACTCGCTGGTCAGTGCGGGCGAGGCCCTGCCACCGCGGCTGTACCTCGACTTCAAGCAGCGCTTCGGCGTCGAGGTCTACGACGGCATCGGCTCGGCGGAGATGTTCCACGTCTACATCACCAATCGTCCCGGCGACGTGAAGGCCGGCAGCCTCGGCCGCATCGTCGAGGGTTACCGTCATCGCCTCGTCGACGACGACAACCGCGAGGTGCCCGCCGGCGAGATCGGCACGCTGGTGATCGAGGGCCCCTCGGCGGGCGCGGGCTACTGGCGCATGCGCGACAAGAGCCGTGAGACCTTCTGGGGCGACGCGGTCAAGGGTGGCGACAAGTTCATGGTCGATGCCGATGGCTACTTCTGGTACTGCGGCCGCGGCGACGACATGCTCAAGTGCTCGGGCGTGTACGTCTCGCCGGTCGAGGTCGAGAACTGCCTGATGGGCCACACGGCGGTGCGCGAGGCCGGCGTGGTCGGCTACCGCGACGAGGCCGGACTCGAGAAGGCGATGGCTTTCGTCGAGCTGCACGAGCACGCCACCGCCAGCGACGCCCTGGCCGAAGAGCTGATGGCGTACGCGCGCGGCCACATCGCCGCGTTCAAGGTGCCGCGCCGCATCGTGTTCGCAACGCTGCCGCGCACCGACACCGGCAAGATCAAGCGCGGCGAGCTACGCGGTCGGGCGGCGACATGAGCACGGGCGTCGACGCGGAGCTGATCCAGCTCACCTATCCGCGGGTGCAGGCACTGCTTCAGCGCCCGACGCCGTCGATCGCGATCGTACCGACCGGCAGCGTCGAGGCCCACGGCCCGCACCTGCCGCTCGGGACCGACACGATGATCAGCGTCGAGGTCGCGCGCCGGGCCGGGCGCGCGCTGGCCGAGCGGGGCCTGGTGTGCCTGCGCTTCCCCGCGATCAACTACGGCGTCACCGACTGGGCGCGCAGCTTCGCGGGTACGGTGTCGATGCGCGCCGAGACCACCTACGCGAGCGTGCTCGAGACCTGCATGGCCGCGCACGCGATGGGCTTCGCCCGCGTGGTCGTGACCAACGCACACCTCGAGCCGGCGCACATCCAGACGCTGCGCCGGGTCGCGTCCGATTTCGAGGCCGCGACCGGCGTGGCGCTGCTGTTCGTCGACAAGACCCGCCGCCGCCTCGCCGAGCGGCTCGGCGCGGAGTTCAAGAGCGGCTCGTGCCATGCGGGCTCCTACGAGTCGTCGCTGGTGCTGGCGATCGCGCCAGCGCTGGTCGACCTGCCGCGCGCGCAGGCCCTGCCCCCGCACATCGTGCCGCTGCACGAGCGCATCGCCGCCGGCGCGCGGGACTTCGTCGACTGCGGGCTCGATCGGGCCTACTGCGGCACGCCGTCGGCGGCGAGCGTCGCCGAGGGCGAGGCAACGCTCGACGTGCTGGCGCAGATGGTCATCGAGGCCGTGGTCGCGAGCCTCGCGCCTGCGGGTTAGCGCGTCGACGTCGTGCACGGCTGCACGCCGCGCTCGGTCGCGAGCCACTGCACGGGCACGTCGTGCGCGGCCATCGGGATCGCGGCGTCGGGATCCCCCGGCTCGGCGACGAAGTCCTCGAAGGCCACGCCCACGCGGTGGAAGCCGGCATCGTCGCGGAGCTCCGCGAGCGCGCGATCGTAGTAGCCGCGACCGAAGCCGATGCGCGCGCCGCTGCGATCGAAACCGAGTCCCGGCACCAGCACGAGCGCGCCCCCGAGCTGCGCGAGCGCGTCGATGCGCGGGCGCGTGGGGCTGGGCTCGATCAAGCCGAAGCAGCCCGAGCGCAGATCGTCGGGCCCGCCGGTGTCCACGAACTCCAGCACGTCACCGCGCACGCGCGGCAGCCACAGCGGCGTGCCCCGCTCCCACGCCGCGTGCAGGATCGCGGCGGTATCGGGCTCGCCGCGCACGCCGACGAAGGCGACGAGCGCTTCGGCCTCCGCCCACAGCGGCGAGGCGAGCACGTGATCGCACAGCACCGTCGAGCGCTGGTGGATCCACGCGCGCGGCAGCGCGGCCCGACGCGCCCGCAGCCGCTCGCGCACGCGCGTGCGGGCCTCGTCGTCGCCGCTCACCCGCTGCAGCCACCGAGGTCGAAGTAGCACTGTGCGGTGCAGGTCAGCGTGCCGTCGCCGAGCCCGAGGCTGGCGCAATCGAAGCCACCGAGATCGTCGCCGTCGCACTCCTCGTCGAGCTCGATGACGCCATCGCCACAGCTGGGCCCGCCGCTCGAGCTGCCCGAGCCCGAGTCGCTGCCCGAGCTGCCCGAGCCCGAGTCGCTGCCCGAGCCCGAGCCCGAGTCGCTGCCCGAGCCGCTGCCCGAGCCCGAGTCGCTGCCCGATGCTCCACCGTCGCCGCTGGTGCCGTCGCCTGCACCGGTCGACGCGGTGTCGGCGGTGTCGGCCGCGGTCCCGTTCGAGCCGCCATCGGTGGCATCGGTGCCCGTGAACGACCCCGCGCTGGTGCTCGCCGACGCACCGCCCGTCGTCCCGCCATCGCTCGCGCCACCGCTGGTGGACATCGTGTCGACCGCTGCGCTCGTGCTCACGTCGGTGCCCTCGATCCCGAGGCAGCCGCCGGTCGCCAGACCCACCAGCGCCACCAAGCTCGCGCGCAGCATGCAATCCATCCTGACAGCATAGCGCGACTGCGCCGCGCCCCCTCGGGCGCGACGCGCGACCACCACGGCAGCGCCGCAGCACCGCCTCCGCCCTGGGATCCCGCTTGTCCGCCGGGGCCCGGACGTGCTACGAGTCGAGACCGCGCGGGAGTAACTCAGTTGGTAGAGTGTCAGCTTCCCAAGCTGGATGTCGCGGGTTCGAGCCCCGTCTCCCGCTCCGCGTAGGTGGATCGAAGCAAGCGTCGAGCCGCGAGGCTCCACGGAGCCCTTCAGCGTGCGCGGCCGCGTTCCTTCGTCGCGTGGGGCCGGCAGCGGGGCGCACCGATTCCACCTTCGCGCCGCGCTCACGCGCCGACGTAGACCGCCAGGTGCTTGCCGGTCGTCGTCGCGCGCTTGGCCACCAGCGTCGCCGGCGGGCCTTCGAACACCACGCGCCCACCCTCGTGGCCGGCGCCCGGGCCGAGATCGATGATCCAATCGGCGTGGGCCATCACGGCCTGGTGGTGCTCGATGACGATCACCGACTTGCCGGCGTCGACCAGGCGATCCAGCAACCCGAGCAGCTGTTCGACATCGGCGAGGTGCAAGCCGCACGTCGGCTCGTCGAGCACGTAGATGCCACCGGGCTCGGTCATGTGGGTGGCGAGCTTGAGTCGCTGGCGCTCGCCGCCCGACAGCGTCGTCAGTGGTTGGCCGAGGCTCAGGTAGCCGAGCCCGACGCCCGCGAGGCACGCGAGGATGTCGTGCGCCGCCGGCAGCTTGGCCTTGCCGGTGCCGAAGAACGCCAGCGCCTCGGTCACGGACATCGCCAACACCTCGCTGATGTCCTTGCCGCCGAAGCGGTACTCGAGCACCTCGGCCTGGAAGCGCTTGCCGCCGCAGTCCTCGCACGGCGTCGCGACGCCAGCCATCATCGCCAGGTCGGTGTAGATGACGCCCGCGCCGTTGCAGCTGGTGCACGCGCCCTCGGAATTGGGGCTGAACAACGCCGGCTTCACGTCGTTGGCCTTGGCGAAGGCCTTGCGAATCGGCTCCAGCAGGCCGGTGTAGGTCGCGGGGTTGCTGCGGCGCGAGCCGTGGATCGCCCCCTGATCCACCGAGACCACGCCTGCACCTGCGGGAATCGAGCCGTGGATGAGCGAGCTCTTGCCCGAGCCCGCCACGCCGGTCACGACCACCAGCACGCCGAGCGGGACGTCGACGTCGACCTTGCGGAGGTTGTTGCTGCTCGCACCGCGGATCTCGAGCTTGCCCTTGGGCTTGCGCACGCTGGGCTTGAGCTTCGCGCGATCGTCGAGGTGACGACCTGTGAGTGTGCCGCTGCTGCGCAGGCCCTCGACCGTGCCCTCGAAACAGACCTTGCCGCCGGCCTTGCCCGCACCGGGCCCGAGGTCGACCACGTGGTCGGCGATCGCGATGCTCTCGGGCTTGTGCTCGACCACCAGCACGGTGTTGCCCTTGTCGCGCAGGCGCAGGAGCAGCTGGTTCATGCGCTCGATGTCGTGGGGGTGTAGCCCGATGGTCGGCTCGTCGAACACGTAGGTCACGTCGGTCAGCGCCGATCCCAGGTGGCGGATCATCTTCGTGCGCTGCGACTCACCGCCCGACAGCGTGCCGGTGGGCCGGTCGAGCGAGAGGTAGCCGAGCCCGATCTCGACGAACGAGTCGAGCGAGTGCACCAGCGCCGCGACCAGCGGTGCCACGGCGGGCGCCTCGAGCCCACGCACCCACTGCGCGAGGTCGCTGATCTGCATCGCGCAGGCGTCGGCGATGTTCTTGCCCTTGATCTTGGACGACCGCGCCTCGGCGGCCAGCCGCGTCCCGCCGCACTCGGGGCAGGTCTTGAAGGTCACCGCGCGCTCGACGAAGGCGCGGATGTGCGGCTGCATGGCGTCGACGTCCTTCGACAGGAACGACTTCTGGATCTGCGGGATGAGCCCGCTGTAGGTGAGGTTGATGCCGTCGACCTTGATCTTGGTGGGTTCGCGATACAGCAGATCGTCGAGTTCCTTCTTGGTGAACTTGCGGATCGGCTTGTCGGGGTCGAAGTAGCCGCAGCCGCGAAAGATGCGGCCGTACCAGCCCTCCATGCTGTAGCCCGGGATGGTGATGGCGCCCTGGTCGAGCGAGAGCTTGTCGTCG encodes:
- a CDS encoding OmpA family protein, which gives rise to MRRPALILLVTSLSLLGGCKAKKLQAELDRTRAELSQTKTDLDKSRADNDELSKQNKTYEQRIAELEGELTQLNAQIEDLAKQQGLTAKELADLRAEKAKREAELKVYKDLFSRLKALVDAGTIEVQFRKGRMVVKLSDSILFDSGKTKLRPEGVAAVAQLVPALKSVGDREFLVSGHTDNVPIKTARFKSNWELSTARAVVMVDTMIEQGYPAAQLGAAGFGEFDPVAANDTPEQRAQNRRIEIVLMPLLGDIPGMQEMLTKH
- a CDS encoding benzoate-CoA ligase family protein, whose product is MSDPIVIPDRLNMVTFFLDDRIAEGKGDQVALLHTDLQAGGDPATATTTTRTYRELVAGSCRVTNALRELGLGIEDRVQLLLLDTPEWAEAYFGVLRAGCVAVPTNTWLQPKDYAYYLEYARPKAIIVDAEVWPMLAPVVGDAPYPPRVIVLDRSGAAVPAGTHDWHALVDRQAPEARTEPTWRDDFATWLSSSGSTGNPKCVVHMHHDFVWNTIAYAQRTLRLHGGDLTMSAPKLFFGYALGSNLLFPLAVGGRCLLAHERLEARDYLALIEHHGVTQFVTVPTNIAKLTALPDELRFDLHTLHSLVSAGEALPPRLYLDFKQRFGVEVYDGIGSAEMFHVYITNRPGDVKAGSLGRIVEGYRHRLVDDDNREVPAGEIGTLVIEGPSAGAGYWRMRDKSRETFWGDAVKGGDKFMVDADGYFWYCGRGDDMLKCSGVYVSPVEVENCLMGHTAVREAGVVGYRDEAGLEKAMAFVELHEHATASDALAEELMAYARGHIAAFKVPRRIVFATLPRTDTGKIKRGELRGRAAT
- a CDS encoding creatininase family protein, translated to MSTGVDAELIQLTYPRVQALLQRPTPSIAIVPTGSVEAHGPHLPLGTDTMISVEVARRAGRALAERGLVCLRFPAINYGVTDWARSFAGTVSMRAETTYASVLETCMAAHAMGFARVVVTNAHLEPAHIQTLRRVASDFEAATGVALLFVDKTRRRLAERLGAEFKSGSCHAGSYESSLVLAIAPALVDLPRAQALPPHIVPLHERIAAGARDFVDCGLDRAYCGTPSAASVAEGEATLDVLAQMVIEAVVASLAPAG
- a CDS encoding 5-formyltetrahydrofolate cyclo-ligase, translated to MSGDDEARTRVRERLRARRAALPRAWIHQRSTVLCDHVLASPLWAEAEALVAFVGVRGEPDTAAILHAAWERGTPLWLPRVRGDVLEFVDTGGPDDLRSGCFGLIEPSPTRPRIDALAQLGGALVLVPGLGFDRSGARIGFGRGYYDRALAELRDDAGFHRVGVAFEDFVAEPGDPDAAIPMAAHDVPVQWLATERGVQPCTTSTR
- a CDS encoding excinuclease ABC subunit UvrA produces the protein MSKAKRTDPQPHAQHAADRHDRIVVRGARVNNLVDVDLELPKRRLTVFTGVSGSGKSSLVFGTIAAESQRLINETYSAFVQGFMPTTSRPDVDVLDGLTTAIIVDQERMGANARSTVGTATDANALLRILFSRLGKPNIGPPNAYSFNVPSVKASGALTVDRGAGKNRAKAVSFNRLGGMCPRCEGMGSTSDFDLTALYDDKLSLDQGAITIPGYSMEGWYGRIFRGCGYFDPDKPIRKFTKKELDDLLYREPTKIKVDGINLTYSGLIPQIQKSFLSKDVDAMQPHIRAFVERAVTFKTCPECGGTRLAAEARSSKIKGKNIADACAMQISDLAQWVRGLEAPAVAPLVAALVHSLDSFVEIGLGYLSLDRPTGTLSGGESQRTKMIRHLGSALTDVTYVFDEPTIGLHPHDIERMNQLLLRLRDKGNTVLVVEHKPESIAIADHVVDLGPGAGKAGGKVCFEGTVEGLRSSGTLTGRHLDDRAKLKPSVRKPKGKLEIRGASSNNLRKVDVDVPLGVLVVVTGVAGSGKSSLIHGSIPAGAGVVSVDQGAIHGSRRSNPATYTGLLEPIRKAFAKANDVKPALFSPNSEGACTSCNGAGVIYTDLAMMAGVATPCEDCGGKRFQAEVLEYRFGGKDISEVLAMSVTEALAFFGTGKAKLPAAHDILACLAGVGLGYLSLGQPLTTLSGGERQRLKLATHMTEPGGIYVLDEPTCGLHLADVEQLLGLLDRLVDAGKSVIVIEHHQAVMAHADWIIDLGPGAGHEGGRVVFEGPPATLVAKRATTTGKHLAVYVGA